The Fuscovulum sp. sequence TCGGTCTCCCTGGACTGGCAGTTGGTTTATTATTTTTATGTCGGTTTCGCGCACCGGTTGAGCAGGATTTCCCCATGCAAGCATCGACATGGGCAAGAGCATCACAGCCAGCGGCGCGCAGTTCGCAAACACCATAGCGCATCTTTTTCGGTCTTACGTCAACGCTTGGATTCGCCGTCTGGCGGTCGGTTCGCGACAGATTTGCGACGATTCCGGGCGATGGCGCCGCCGAACGCCCGTCACTGGGACCGGCGGAACTCGGTCGGGGACTTGCCGGTGAGGTGCTGGAAGGCACGGGTAAAGTAGGCCGCCGAGGTGAAGCCGAGGCTGGCCCCGATCTGGCCCACGGGCATCCGGGTTTCGGCCAGCAGACGGCGGGCCTCAAAAATGCGGCGGTCTTGCAGGATCGTGATGGCCGACCGGCCGCAAGCCTGACGGCAACAGCGCGACAGATGGGTGGGGGTGACGCCCAGCGCGGCGGCAAAGTCACCAACCCCGGCACCCGAGCGGAAATCGCGTTCGATGAGCGCGGTGTAGCGTGCCACCAGGCGGCGGGCGGCGTCGGGCTTGCCCTGTTCGGGCGCGGCCTTGGCGACCTGCCGTTCCAGCCAGACACCCAGAAGGCCAAGGTAATGGCGTGTGGCGCGTTCATGGGCGGGGCTGTCGGAATTCATCTCGCGCAGGATCATGTCGAAGATGACATTCACCTCTTGCTGGGCGTGTACCTCGCGGATGCGGAGGATCTGCGGGGTCTGGGGCAGGGGGATGGGGCAATCCTTGCCAAAGAAGATGGCATTGCCAAAGACCTGCGGCCCGACCTCGAACCCGTGCATCACGCCGGCGGGAATGAAGACAGCGTTGTGCGCGGTGTAGCCGCGCGTGACGCCGGCCACGGTGATGCGTCCCTGTCCCTTGGTGAACCACAGGAGCATCGGTTCGGAAATGGCGCGCATCGCCTCGACCCGCCAACGGCCACCGGCGGCGAGTCGCGGAATCGCGACAAGGCGGGGTTCCCCGCCAGCCACACCCGAAACGGCCGCTGAATGGTTTTGGTCTTGCATCAAAGGCACTTCCGCCGCGTTGTTAACGAATCATACGCCTGCTATTGCAACGAACCCAAGCGAAAAGATGGCGAGGGGGGGCAGTTATCCACAAGGCATTCGTCGCCTGTTGATAACCAAGGGGTGTCTCAGTTCTGTGGCAGTGTTCTATGACAGCCCATTTTGGCGGGTGCCGTCAGGGCAGGACGATGCTGCGCCAGTCGCCCATGCGGGACCGGAACCATGTCCGCTGACGTTTGGCATATTGGCGCGAAGCGATCTTGGCAGCCGCGATGGCATCGGGCAGGGACAGTTCGCCGCGCAGATGGGCGATCAGTTCAGGCGCGCCGATGGCGCGGGAGGAGGGGCGGGTGGGCTGCCAATGGGGCAGTTCGGCGCGGGCTTCATCCAATGCGCCTGCGGCGATCATCTGGTCGAAGCGGTGGTCGATACGGCTGTTGAGCCAATCGACATCGGGCCGCAGGACGAGCGCCTGCGCGCCTGACAAAGGCAGAAGCGGCGCGCCGGTCTGATCCTGCCAGGCGGCGAGGCCGCGGCCGGTGCTGCGCTGCACCTCCCATGCGCGCTGGATGCGGGCGGGATTGCGCTGATCAATCCGGGCAGCGGTGGTGGGGTCGAGATCTGCCAGCAGGGCGGCGGGGCCGTGCTGCGACAGGCGCTGGTCAGCCTCGGCCCGGATGGCGGGGGGCGTGGGCGGGATTTCTGCCAGCCCTTCGGTGAGGGCGGTGAAGTAAAGCCCCGTGCCGCCCACGATGACGACAGGGCGGGACAAGAGTGGCGTCACTTCGCGCAGCCAATGGCCCACCGAATAAGGCGCATCGCGCCCGATATGGCCGTATAGGGCGTGAGGCAGGGCGGATTCGTCGGGAACAGAAGGGCGGGCCGTCAGGATGCGCCAGCAATCATAGACCTGAAGCGCGTCGGCATTCACGATCACGCGCCCGTCGCGGGCGGCCAGTTCCATCGCGAGCGCGGATTTGCCGCTGGCGGTGGGGCCTGCGATCAGGACGGGGGCTTCGCGCGAGAGGGGCGACAGATCAAAGCCCAAGGGGGATGTTCCTTTCAACGTCCATTGGTCCGGGCCTGTTGCGCAGGCAGGGAAGGGCGGGGCCCCCTGTGTGCGGTGCCGACATTCGCAATTCCGGCCTGCCGTTCCCGGTTGAACCCGCCGCCGTTTTCATACATTTTGCGGCGCAGTCCAACCGATATACTGAAGAACGGGGTTTTCCATGTCCAAACCGGGTCTTGATGCTGCGGTGAAGTATAGCCGCGTGATGCTCAAGATCTCGGGTGAGGCGCTGATGGGGGATCAGGGCTTTGGTCTGCATCCGCCCACCGTTCAGCGCATCGCGCAAGAGGTGAAGTCGGTGCACGATCTGGGCGTCGAGATCTGCATGGTGATCGGCGGGGGGAACATCTTTCGCGGGCTGGCCGGATCGGCGCAAGGGATGGAGCGGACGACCGCGGATTATATGGGGATGCTGGCCACGGTGATGAACGCGCTGGCGATGCAATCGGCGCTGGAGCAGATCGGGGTGTTCACCCGTGTGATCAGCGCGATTCCGATGGATCAGGTCTGCGAGCCTTATATCCGCCGTCGCGCCGTGCGGCATCTGGAAAAGAAGCGCGTGGTGATCTTTGCGGCCGGGACGGGCAACCCCTATTTCACCACCGACACGGCCGCCACGTTGCGTGCCAATGAGATGGCTTGTCAGGTGATCTTCAAGGGCACCAAGGTGGACGGGGTTTATGACAAGGACCCCAAGAAGCACTCCGATGCCAAACGCTATGTGACGGTGAGCTATGATGAATGTCTGGCCAAGCATCTGGGGGTGATGGATGCCTCGGCCATCGCGCTGGCGCGCGACAACAACCTGCCGATCATCGTGTTTTCGCTGGACGAGCCGGGCGGGTTCCGCGGCATCCTGCGGGGCGAAGGAACCTATACACGGGTTCAGGACTGACGCGCCGGGCCGCAGCGCAGCGCAGGGATGTGCCCTGCCGCGTGGTCAATGACGCTGTTCCGTTGCGGTGCGGCTCTGGTATAGAGCAACGAAACGGCCCCGAAATCCGAAGCGGGTTTGGGCTGGAGAATGAAGGAAGACCAAATGTCGGCTGATGACCTCGACATCGATCTGGACGCCATTCAGCGCCGCATGGACGGCGCGATGAACGCGCTGAAGCAGGAATTCGCCTCGTTGCGGACGGGCCGTGCGTCGGCGCAAATTCTGGACCCCATTCAGG is a genomic window containing:
- the miaA gene encoding tRNA (adenosine(37)-N6)-dimethylallyltransferase MiaA is translated as MKGTSPLGFDLSPLSREAPVLIAGPTASGKSALAMELAARDGRVIVNADALQVYDCWRILTARPSVPDESALPHALYGHIGRDAPYSVGHWLREVTPLLSRPVVIVGGTGLYFTALTEGLAEIPPTPPAIRAEADQRLSQHGPAALLADLDPTTAARIDQRNPARIQRAWEVQRSTGRGLAAWQDQTGAPLLPLSGAQALVLRPDVDWLNSRIDHRFDQMIAAGALDEARAELPHWQPTRPSSRAIGAPELIAHLRGELSLPDAIAAAKIASRQYAKRQRTWFRSRMGDWRSIVLP
- the pyrH gene encoding UMP kinase codes for the protein MSKPGLDAAVKYSRVMLKISGEALMGDQGFGLHPPTVQRIAQEVKSVHDLGVEICMVIGGGNIFRGLAGSAQGMERTTADYMGMLATVMNALAMQSALEQIGVFTRVISAIPMDQVCEPYIRRRAVRHLEKKRVVIFAAGTGNPYFTTDTAATLRANEMACQVIFKGTKVDGVYDKDPKKHSDAKRYVTVSYDECLAKHLGVMDASAIALARDNNLPIIVFSLDEPGGFRGILRGEGTYTRVQD
- a CDS encoding AraC family transcriptional regulator, producing MQDQNHSAAVSGVAGGEPRLVAIPRLAAGGRWRVEAMRAISEPMLLWFTKGQGRITVAGVTRGYTAHNAVFIPAGVMHGFEVGPQVFGNAIFFGKDCPIPLPQTPQILRIREVHAQQEVNVIFDMILREMNSDSPAHERATRHYLGLLGVWLERQVAKAAPEQGKPDAARRLVARYTALIERDFRSGAGVGDFAAALGVTPTHLSRCCRQACGRSAITILQDRRIFEARRLLAETRMPVGQIGASLGFTSAAYFTRAFQHLTGKSPTEFRRSQ